Proteins encoded together in one Diabrotica undecimpunctata isolate CICGRU chromosome 3, icDiaUnde3, whole genome shotgun sequence window:
- the LOC140435884 gene encoding KRAB-A domain-containing protein 2-like — MSIPKKGLVVKRILSSAFNLRCQVNLIDMQSQADGDYKFIMVYQDHLTKFVQHRALKTNRAEEVAYHLLEVFTIFGAPHILHSDNGRKFANKIIEEVCSMWDELKIVHGKPRHSQSQGLVERANQDIEKTLATWLETNKTSQCWEGIKFIQFMKNRAYYSVISYSSYEALFGCKAKVGLKSSLTAGILTEIRSEEDLEAILADESDDADDGAKHRGNLDVNSTTEDSQLANVEYPGNAIRPIEYNAYAIVAVNEEDNDNGEDKTIDKTRWH, encoded by the coding sequence ATGAGTATTCCAAAAAAAGGACTCGTTGTGAAGAGAATTTTAAGTAGTGCATTTAATTTAAGATGTCAAGTCAATCTTATTGACATGCAGTCACAAGCGGATGGTGACTATAAATTTATTATGGTCTATCAAGACCATCTTACAAAATTTGTCCAGCACAGAGCATTAAAAACCAACCGTGCCGAAGAAGTTGCGTACCATTTGTTGGAAGTGTTTACCATATTTGGAGCTCCACACATTTTACACAGTGATAATGGTCGAAAATTCGCAAATAAGATTATTGAAGAAGTCTGTAGTATGTGGGACGAACTGAAAATTGTCCACGGAAAACCCAGACACAGCCAGTCGCAAGGTTTGGTAGAGAGAGCGAACCAAGATATCGAGAAAACGTTGGCCACATGGCTGGAAACAAACAAAACGAGTCAGTGCTGGGAAGGCATAAAGTTCATCCAATTTATGAAAAACAGAGCTTACTATTCCGTCATTAGCTATAGTTCATACGAAGCACTATTCGGTTGTAAGGCTAAAGTAGGATTAAAATCATCCTTAACAGCTGGTATTTTAACTGAAATTAGAAGCGAAGAAGATTTAGAAGCAATATTAGCAGATGAATCCGATGATGCTGATGATGGAGCAAAGCACCGTGGTAATTTGGATGTTAACAGTACAACCGAGGATTCACAATTAGCGAATGTTGAATATCCCGGTAACGCTATCAGACCAATAGAATATAATGCGTATGCAATAGTTGCTGTCAATGAGGAAGACAATGACAATGGGGAAGACAAGACAATTGATAAGACAAGATGGCACTGA